Proteins from a single region of Parambassis ranga chromosome 16, fParRan2.1, whole genome shotgun sequence:
- the kdf1a gene encoding keratinocyte differentiation factor 1, whose protein sequence is MPGHSSGAPQASRHHKRHSSSSRVPEKHRHSRTISRENSQDSYKDPHGEHLHDYSRYSENKYGRSRGHPRNGTGRGSESIGFIPGSADSTPTSRHACGSCTSMGWSGCKALICCVLTCGFYGSREPCLPVNESSTDHPPKAGSEPHPPNGIAVTNPTCGIHLESTKASKLPTSDSFRYQDVRIAGQTVKYTVPPPKRTRTPGKGENQRPVSNPSLLDYDLDDRSDTGTDIDSLITKKLLELYALHQIDQLAKCTSDSSFSRKTNEISELIYSIAQDYNLEEQEAECKLVHGVIRISTRKSKRTKSHQSAGQRPNGRSDGTLPDSGNETMTNTFMSSDFPEVKVSEQTPSDELARKMRHYSGRTYSSNTTTAYSAYHHNTETVSSGAPLLL, encoded by the exons ATGCCTGGCCACAGCTCAGGGGCTCCTCAGGCGTCCCGCCACCACAAACGccacagctccagctccagagTTCCAGAAAAGCACCGTCATTCTCGGACTATATCCCGAGAGAACAGCCAGGACTCCTACAAGGACCCTCATGGGGAACATCTTCATGACTACTCCAGGTATTCGGAGAACAAGTATGGTCGCAGCCGAGGCCATCCCCGGAATGGAACAGGACGTGGTTCAGAGTCTATAGGATTTATTCCAGGGTCAGCGGACAGcacacccaccagcagacatGCCTGTGGCTCCTGCACCTCTATGGGCTGGAGTGGCTGCAAGGCTCTTATCTGCTGTGTACTGACCTGTGGATTTTATGGCAGCCGcgagccctgcctgcctgtaaaCGAGAGCTCCACAGACCACCCCCCTAAAGCAGGCAGCGAGCCTCACCCTCCTAATGGCATTGCTGTGACCAACCCGACCTGCGGGATCCATTTGGAGTCCACCAAAGCCTCCAAGCTGCCCACAAGCGACAGCTTCCGCTACCAAGATGTGCGCATCGCAGGTCAGACAGTCAAGTATACAGTCCCTCCCCCAAAACGGACCCGTACACCTGGTAAAGGGGAAAACCAGCGGCCGGTCAGCAACCCCAGCCTGCTGGACTATGATTTGGATGACCGGAGCGACACGGGCACAGATATAGACTCTCTCATCACCAAGAAGCTGCTAGAACTCTACGCCCTGCATCAGATCGACCAGTTGGCCAAATGCACCTCTGACTCATCTTTTTCCCGCAAGACCAATGAGATCAGCGAGCTCATCTACAGCATCGCTCAGGACTACAACCTGGAGGAGCAAGAGGCTGAATGCAAGCTGGTGCACGGGGTCATTCGCATCAGCACTCGGAAGAGCAAGAGGACCAAGAGCCATCAGTCGGCGGGACAGCGTCCAAACGGCAGGAGCGACGGCACTCTCCCCGACAGCGGCAACGAGACCATGACAAACACCTTCATGAGCAGTGATT TTCCGGAGGTGAAAGTGTCGGAGCAGACGCCATCAGACGAGCTGGCGAGGAAAATGAGACACTACAGCGGGAGAA CATACTCCTCCAACACCACCACGGCCTACTCGGCCTACCATCACAACACGGAAACGGTCTCTTCAGGCGCTCCTCTGCTTCTCTGA